A stretch of DNA from Maridesulfovibrio sp.:
CGTTACCCTGAGCAACCGCGCCCACTGCCTTGCGTTGAAAAACTGCTCGCCGATAAGCCTGAGCAGATTCTCGATACAAGGTCTGCAATCCCACCCCGCACCGAGTCCGACTCCGCCCTTAAAAAACCAGTTTTTATCTACAACCATGGCGAACTGTACAATTTAAGCATCACCAGAGGGACCTTGACCCCGGAGGAAAGAGACAAAATCAATGAACATATATTGATAACCATACGGATGCTGGAAACTCTGCCTTTGCCTCCGAACATGGCGAAAATTCCTGAATATGCAGGAGCACACCATGAAACACTCAACGGCACTGGTTACCCACGGGGCTTGAAAGGAAAGGACATCTCGATACCCTCCCGTATCATCGCCATCGCCGATATTTTCGAAGCCCTCACAGCCAGCGACAGGCCCTACAAAAAGAACAAAACATTGAGTGAAGCCATCAACATCATGGCGGGCATGGTAAAAGCCCAACGCCTTGATCCGGAACTGTTCCGGCTATTTCTGGAAAGCGGCATATATCTTAAGTACGCAAGACGATACTTAGCCAAAGACCAGTTGGATAAAATAGATATCTCCGCAATTCTTTCAAACATTGATTCATTGCACTAGACTTCAGTTTAAGAGCTCCACTCCCGGTTTTCCAGACGAAAAAAGGATTCACAATTTTCATTTCATTACCCCGACCTCCGATCTCGTAGTGGACATCTATACGGCACCGACATACACTATGTCATACAGGAGGAACAAATATGCCTTCAATAGTAAGCACACGATTTGACACCGCCACTCTTGAGCGGTTGGACGAGGTTGTCCATGCGTTAGGACAAACCAGATCCGGCTTGATTAAAGATGCTGTGAATCATTATCTGGAATATCTGACTTGGTATTCAGCCGAGGTTCAGAAGGGACTTGATGATGTTGAAGCAGGCAGAGTCTTTTCGCATGAGGAAGTTGCCGACAGGCTGAAAGGACTAGGCGTTGAACTCGATTAACTGGACCGAAACAGCATACGCCGATCTAACTGAATTGCTGGACTACTTTCAAAAACAAAATGAGCCGGATATCGGCAAGATTCTGGTTGCAAAGATTTACAAGGCAACAGGAATACTCCGCACTTTTCCTCACTCCGGTAGGGTTGGACTGCTGAAAGAGACGAGGGAGCTGATTATCCCTCATATCCCATATTTTCTAGTGTATCAGGTGCGGCAGGATGTCGTTGACCTGTTGCGAGTTATGCACACATCAAAGCTATGGACCGGAAAAAGCGATAACGAATGAGGATTTTCCTTTTTCAGAACTCTCCCCGCTCTACATCCATGTTCTGATGCAGAATTCTAACGATCATAACGGTCTTGTCCTCAACGCGATAGAAGATGAGATGCCTGCCGACCAGATGGCTGAAATACCCTTCTCTTATGTGATCGCAATTTCTCCCAATGCCGATATTCTCAGCAATCAGATGGAATGACTGATCCAGCCGTGACATATACTCCTTGCGTTGCTCGATACCCCAGGTCTTTTGGGTGTACCGGGCAATACTCTTAAGGTCGTCATATGCCTTGTTTGTAAGCTGAAACAACACCTACCCGTCCAACTCGGCAGACAGATTTTCTATGGAATAGTCCGCAACACCGCTCTTCTCGCCTTCAATGAGAGCAAGTTGAAGCGCTTTGACTTTGGCTTCGCGCTCCTCAAGAAGCCGCAATCCCGCACGAATCGCTTCGCTGGCGGAGTTGAAACGCCCTTCTTTGACTTGATTGGCAATGAAATCATCGAAATGATGGCCGAGCGTAACGCTGGTGTTCTTTTGCATGTTGTCCTCCGTGGTCTCTAGAAAGAAATATAATATTTATTGGTATCTGGTGCAACAACATGGGGCTCTACTTCAAAGAAAGAGCATTAAAAAGGGCATACAATTTTTATTTTAAGACATTGAAATATATTATATAGATGAAGACAATTGAACTCTTGGCCTTTTGAATGCCATGGCGGAAGATACTCGTGTAAATGTAAAACTACTTGGATTTTTATTATGACGTCAACAGAGAATCAGTGGTGTTGTAGGTCTGTTGAATGCGTTTGGTTGACCAAATTGGTTGACCAAAGCTGGCGTGCCATTTTAACCTAGCAAAAAGGCATGAGATTCAATAGAATATGACAATTTTTCAAGTGGATTTGGACAATATCGCTCCTTCAGGGAAGGAGTTTACGTATTTAATATTGATGACAACAAGCACAAACTTCACCATGCAAAGGTAAAGCTATGAGTGACATTATTGACTTCGCATTAAGTACTATAACTGATTATATCGGTTTTGAAAATTTGGCTACAGAAGTCATGCAAGAAGAAGGATTTCACGATATCAAGCCGCTTGGTGGAGTTGGAGACTATGGTCAAGATGCTACTGTTGAAAGACTTTATGCTCACAAACGAGAAAAGTATGTTTTTCAGTACACAGTTGATAAAAATACATATACAAAGCTGATCGGAACTATTGATAAGTTGCTGAATAACAACATTGATTTTCACACGATCATATACGTCACCTCTACCACAATATCTAGTAGCGCTCAGACCGACCTAATATCAAAGATAAGAAAAAAATATCATAAAACGTTGGTCATATACGAGAGAAAAACTTTCAAATCAGTTTTAGCTAACTCTACAAATACGATATTCGTAAGGCACTTCCCTGATATAGAGACACAGATTGCAGCGTTTTCAGCCAATATTGATGATTTATCTTTAGATGATAAGAATCAGATCGAGGCAGAACTACTGAAGGTCAACCTTGCTTTTATTCATAATGACGATGCTCAAAATGTTAGGAAGCACGTGTTTGACAATTTGACCTTTAGTGTCATCAATGAGGCATACCCTCATTATATAGCACATCAAACTGTCGTGGAAAAACTTGACGCGATAATTCCAGGAAAAGACTATATTAAAAATAAGCTGTCAGCGACTTTAACTCGACTTCAGAAACAAGCGAAAATTGAACTTAAAGAGAACTCCTCTAAAGTCGCAGACAAACAACATCAAGAGATAGAGCTCAATACCAATGATTGTCTGGAAAAACTTGATGCATTAGTGCATGATATTGTGCAAATGGCGCAGGACAGTCATGCTGAGCCTCTAAGTGACGACACCATTAGAAGGGCAAAGAGAAATGCCAAACGAGCCCTCATTGTGTATTTTAAAGCTTTCGGCACAGAGATAACAAGCCAGTATTCCTCTGAGGCAAAATCGTTTCCTGTATTTCAAAAATCAATTTCAACAATAACCGACGAGTGCAGTAGACAGGTTGGTGATAGACTAGGAAACTTAATTTTTGATAGCATAGGTGAAGTCTTAGCTTCGCCTTCAGAAGAACAAATTGAAGCATTGCATTATTTAGTTTTAGCGCACGTAACAAATGCAATAATGGTACTAGACCCAAACCTTAAAGAATTTCAAGCTACTAAATTTTCACAAAAAACATTTATCTTGGACACAGACTTTCTTATTAATTGTCTAGTTCCAGATGTTGACGAATATGCCCTTGCCATACAACTTGTAAAAGACCTGATTGCCCTCAATGCAACAGTAGTTATCCCAGATTCATCCATAGATGAATGTGTTCTTCATGCAAAGTACTCCGTTAGAACATACAACTTTTTCAATTCAAGCTTACTGTCTTTGCCAGAGCCTGTGGCTAGTGAAAAGATATACAACGCATTCGTGCGCGGTTATTACTTTTCAATAAAAAGAGGAAAAATTCTTTCTTCGGTCAATTACCAGACTTACCTTTACAACTACTACGATCCTGACAGACCTGAAGCCTTTATGAAGGAGGTCATAAAAACACATCTCCCAGAGGGTATACATTTTAAAAACGTTGCCGACATTTACAGTGGCTATATTTCTGATGAAGAATATGAGAGTGTATTTTCAGAAGTCCTTAAACTTACAGCAGGATCTAAAAAAGGAAGATACAGAGACGAGGAAGAAAACAAGGCATATGCCGAGGTTGATACTTCTTTATTTTTGACCACACTTCACTGCAATAAGGACGCTGTTAAAGACACTATTCTTGGCGGATCACATTATCTAATAACAGATTCAGGTAGATACCGAATAATATCCTCAATACTTGACTACAAAGACTCGGTCTCTACTCGCCCACAGTCTCTCATGAGCATATTGACATCTATTGGCATTTCTTCGATTTCAAAAGTAGATTTAATAAAAACTCTCGAAAATCCAATATTGATGCACTCTATGGAACAGCATTGGGATGACATTGGCAAACTGATTAAGCTTGGATTTGATTTAAGCAACATGACACTTCCTCGCTTACGTGTAACTATGGAAGACAAGCTACACGAACATCTCACTAAGATAGACATGAAAACTGCATCTTCAGACTCTGCTGAATTCAAAGAATTACTTGCCGTAGCAGAAGAAGCTGGAGTGCCATTATATCTTGCTGGACAAGCTATGGAAGCAAAACTTAAGGCAAAAGAAAAGACTATTAAAGAGTTAAAAAATGACCTTGCAGCCAAGAATAGCCTAGAACAAGAAATTGAAAAATTTGGAAAACGCAGACAGAAATACCTCCGTCGCTATGCTAAAAACTTAAAAAAATGATCAAATATAACATGTTATTTTGTTTATCAATTAAAACTCTGCCCACCCACTTTTCAGGCTCTACGGGGCTCTACCTCAAAGAAAGGGGCGATGACTTAATCCGATAAAAAGAAAGGCATACCGAACCGACTCGATATGCCCTATAAATTGATCAAATTTCCGACCAAAGAAAGGAGATCAATTTATGGATCGAATCTTAATCGGCCTGCCCGATTTTGCAATCAAAAATGTGGTGTCGTATTTTCCGATAATTCTTGAGGTAGAGTGGACAGGCAAGCCAATTTGTCCTCGGTGCCGAAGTTCTTCATTTCGGATCAAGGATACGTTCAGGCGATTTATCAAGAGCATTCCGCATAACGGGCGCGCATCGATTTTGCGGGTAAAGTGCCACAAGTATCACTGCAAGGATTGTGGTCGATATTTCAACACCCGTATGGACGGGATTAAGAAGTGGAGCCGCTCTACCGAAATTTTAAAGCGCGAAGTTTTTCGGCAGTACAACAACGGATCATGTAACAAGACCATTGCCAGTGAAAACGGAATCGGAGTTTCCAGCGTGGAGCGATTTTATCATCAGGTCATCAATCTAAAAGTCCGACAGCGCAGCAACTGGAAGTGTCCTCGGTATCTCGGAATTGATGAGCATCGTTTCACACGCAAAGTGGGGTTTGCAACCACGTTTTGCGACCTTGCAAACAATAAAATTTTTGACATAGCCATGGGCCGCAGTGCCGCTGAATTACTTCCCTTTCTCAGGACTCTTAAAGGGCGGAGTAAGGTAAAAGTAGTTTGTATAGATATGAATTCTGCTTATAGGCATATGGTCAAAACCTGGTTTCCGAACGCCCGGATTGTTTCGGATCGCTTTCACGTAATTCGGCTGGTGAACCAGCATTTCAGCAAGACCTGCAAGCTGATCGATGAAGAAAATATTTCGTATGGTCGGGGTGGAATTTTGCGGGCCATGCTGTGTCGGCAGGACCGTTTGTCAGACAAAAGGAAAGAGCTTTTATCTAAATATTTTGAGGCGCAACCGGCAATCGAAAGTCTTTACCACTTCTGCCATGAACTGAACGATCTGCTCAGAGTTAGGGCACAAAATGGCCGTAGCTGCAAAAAATACATTTTCGAACTGCTTGATAAAATCAAGCAACTTCAGCAGAGTCCTTTTGCTCCGCTTCGAACGCTGGGCAGAACTCTGAATAGCTGGAAAGAGGAAGTGGCCCGGATGTTTCGTTACGGTAAAAGCAACGGAACAACCGAAGGATTTCATCGGAAGATGAAACTTATCCAGAGGCGGGCATACGGATTTAGAAATTTCGAAAACTATCGGCTGCGTGTACGGGTTTTGTGCGGGTAGTCGAGAAGAAAATCAACGGTTGGAAATTTGATCATTCGGGCTTGTGCCCCTTTCTTTGGTGTAGACCCCTCTACGGCTCTACCTCAAAGAAAGGGCATTAAAAAAGGACCTACGATTTTCATCGTAAGTCCTTATAATTTCGAATGGTGGAGCTGAGGAGAATTGAACTCCTGGCCTCTTGAATGCCATTCAAGCGCTCTCCCAACTGAGCTACAGCCCCACTTGCTGTGTGAAAGAGTGTTTATAGAATCACCCGACCAATGTCAACACCTAACAGGGGCATAGTCCATAATTATGCGCAAAAACTAAAACAAACCTGGGAACTGCCTTATTCTCACGGCCAGACAAGGTCCATTTTTATGTCCCAGCGACCCTTTTAACGGCTGAACAACCGCCTTATGGTTTCGTAGTCCGCCTGACATTACTCGGCAAAGCGGAGCCGATGCGGCGCAAGAGCAACGAAAGCACTGCTATCAGCAGCAACAGAACCGGACCGTAATCATCGTTCACCCCGATTGTGCAGCCGGTCGCACTGCTTTCTGAACTTCTGGCACCGAGTATCTGAGGGTCGTCTATGATACCTTCATCCCTGTTGTCATCGAAAGAACCGTTATCCTGCACCACCGAGACTATATAGTACGGGGTTGTGGCATTCAAAACCTGCACGGGGGACACAAAGACTCCCCCCACATCAGTCAGCCACCAGTTGCCGTCATTGTACTGCTCCAGCTCAGCATATGAAAAATCCCTGCTGGTTCCGTTGCTGAACAGCTTGACCAGATTCAGACTCCGAGCCTCAACAGCCGGAAGCCCGCTCACAGCGTATTTAACGCTTACGAGGCTGGAATTTGTAGTCTGAATGCTGAAAGAAGCCACGTCGCCGTACACGGAATCAAGTTTTGCGCCGTATGAAGTGTTTAATCCTTCCGCAGTCTGCGAGGTATTGCTTTTACTGAGGATTGTCGCTTCCGGAGCATCAGGCTGATCTTCGTTCAGTTCAATGTCGCCGTCAGTAGGAGCAGCCCCGGTCATGCCGCTGAGAACCAGAGCGTACGGTTGCGGCCCCATGGGGACGTTATGTGCTGTGACCTCGGCAGTATACGTACCGGACTCCGGGTTCTTGATGGAGACTGAAACAGTGTTGTTGATGCGGTCAAATTCTGACGAATCACCACTGCTTCTGAAATTAACAATCATGGCCGGAGTGAATTCAGCGACCTTCCAGACTCCGGAATCCAAGACCATTCCGCGCCCGGAAGTATTTCCGTTTTCATACCAGAGTCCGCAGGTGCCGCCGTGCTTTTCAACTGAAACCAGCACACTGCCGGAAGAGACCATAACCCCGACCGGTATCCCGAACTCTCCGGATGGAATGTAGGCATAATCATCACGGAAAATTTCATCCCCCACTTCACCGTCAAACCTGTAAACGGCAACAGAAACCGTTCTTGCTTCACTGTTGGTATTGGAAAAAGCCAGCACTACCGATTCCAGTGTTGCCGGATAAGAAGGAGGAGTAACCACCAACCCCAGAGCGCCATCAAGGAATTTACTGTCTACTGAGGTTACATACTTTATCTCGGTCAACGAACTAAGATCAACGGCATTATCCGGATAGACCCATGTCCCGTCCGGACGCTGCACCCTCAGGTCCAGATCATTTACAAGCCCTCCGCCGGCAGCCACAGAGCCGGGATAGTCAGTCCATCCCAGAGTCGCTTTAAAGGGCTTTGCATCATCACCCACATCAAAAGAAAATGTGCGTGAATAGTCGGTATCCTCAGGGGCCGAGTCTGTTACGTCATGGTATTCCATCTTATAGCTGCTGTCGGAATTAATTGAGGATTCAAGGTCTATACGGCCCCATCCCTGAGCGTAGTCAGGAGCAGAATGAACTTCCTGAGTATCCCCGGTTCCGAATTGTCCCGGAACCAGAGAAACCGCACCGTGAATAAGAGCAGTTTTGATCAGTGCCGCACTGGGATTGCTTATTCCTTCCTCACTTATGAGGTACTCCCTAAGGAGTGCTGCGGTCCCGGCTACAAGGGGCGTTGCCATGCTCGTTCCGCCGGACCAGTAATAATAGTCGTTGAACGCGCCCCAGCCGTCACCGGTCTGGAATGCTGATCTTGTGGAAAGAATATTAGTGCCCGGAGCAACAACTTCCGGCTTATGGCGGCCGTCAATAGTCGGTCCTCGGGCGGAAAAAGATGCAAGGCCGTATGGTTTGTCCGAAGTAAGATCGGACTTGATAGGTTCCGCATATGTTCTAAACTGTCCCCAATAGGAAGAAGCAAATCCCTCATTGCCACCAACTCGGTAAGATTCGCTTGCCCCGACGGAAAGACAGTTCTTGGCCGTAGCCGGAGAATCGATACAGTATGGATCGGTCACTCCGTCCATATCCTTGTCATACCCTCCGTTGCCTGCGGCAAAAAGGACAAGGAAATCCTTTTTTGCCCACATGAACTGGTCGGTGTTCAGACTCTCACTGCTGTAATCTCCGGGTCCGGTCGTTCCCCAACTGTCCGTATGAATTCTGGCTCCGGCATCATAGGCTGGCTGGAAAAGATCATTCAGATCGGACGGGATGCCCACGAGTCTTCCGTTGCCGCCTTCATAACCGGCAGACTGAATGAACAGTTTCGCTTGAGGAGCAATCCCGGCATAGCAGGTATCGGGGAAAGATCCGGTTGACGGAGTCGATCCGGACATAAGTCCGTTTCCGGCAACTGCTCCCGCCACATGGGTACCGTGTCCGGTATAATCCTTGGTTTCCGCCCCTTCAAAGGCCGTGCAGCTGATTATGCGGGTTCCGCCTGATCCATCGCTGAAATCGTCATGCATGCTGCCGGGGTCTCCGGAATCAAGTCCGGAATCGCAGATACCCACTATCTGCCCCTTTCCGAACAGTCGTAACCCGGATGAAGGCAAGTCCTTGGACTGCACGGAACGGACTTCCATAATCCCGGCGGCAATATTGTTGTCGGACCGGTGTTCAGGGGCTTTCTCCACCCATTTTACCCCTGAGATATCTTTTAATTTAATTACGTCAGCTACCGGTATTTCAACATTGATCAGGATATTCCACTTGGAAGATGATGAGGAAAGCACACTTCCGCCGGCAGCGGATATTTCACGGCTCAGGGCATCGAGATTCTCGCCGGGGAAAGCCACTACGCGCACCTGCAATACCCCGCCATGCTCCTGCAGCTGCTCCGGCGTAAGGTCATAAACCTTGCTGGATAATTTCAGGTCCGCAACATACTCGCCGACCCAGCGGACAAAGCTGAGTCCCCGGAGTTCATCAATTCGTGAAGCTGAAATTTTTACGATAAAGGCATACTGCGGGATATAATCATAAAAAGCGGCCCCCAGTTCCGAAATGCTCTCCTTCCAACCGGACTGGACCGGTCCGCTGAACTGAACAACATAATAACCGGCGTCATCCTCAACAAGAGATGAAACGGAGAGAGAAAAAAGGCGTAGAGACTGCAAAAGACCGCTGGTCTGGGAAGAGGATTCCGCTTTTGCAGAGTCAGCTTCGGACGGAAGCAGCCCATCTTCAAGACTGTCCTTCAAAGGGTCGACAACACGATTCTGAAAATGGAGAACCGGTGCATCTGCTGCATTGCTTTCTGCCGCCGCGCCAGCTGAAATAACACCGGACAACATGAGGACTATCGATAGGGCAAGAATTAACTGCAGGGTAGAAACTGTACGCATCACTTATTTCCAATTTTGCCGGATTATCTGAATGCAATATTGAAAATGTAACAGAACTGTCAACAAGCAACAGCAGTTATAATAGGTGGTTATATATAATAATCAGATTTACTAGTACACAGAAAACAACCTGCTGCAATGAAGATAAAATCACATGATCGATAACGGCATGCTGAAGTTCAACGGCATAAAAAAACGGGCACCCGGCAGTAAAGCCGAAGTGCCCGGAAAACAGCAGTATTTATTAAAAGAGTGTTTATTACATTTTAACGGCAAAAGGCCAGGCCATAATTCCGCCTTCCATGACCTTCACATTGGTCCAGCCGCCGGCTTCAAGAATACGCTGGGCCTCATATCCACGCATGGATATCTTGCAGAAGGTTATGATTTCCGCGTTCTTGTCCTGCGGCAGCTTATCCAGCGAATGGCGCAGCTTTCCAAGAGGGATGAGATTTTCACCGACATCAAGGCGCATCTGTTCGAACTCGTCCGGGGCTCTCACGTCCAGAATGAACGGGTGCGCACCGTTATCAAGCATTTCCTTGACCTCGGCATTGCTGATGCCGGTCATGCGGCCGGACATCTTGTTGTCCAGAATGTGCGCGGTGGCGATGAAGTGGTCGATAGCCAGGGAGAACGGAGGGGCATAAGGCAGGTCGGCAACTGCTATATCCTGCACGGTTACGCCGCTCATTACGGCCATGGCAGCCTCGGCCAGCTGTCTGTTCACTTCTCCGGGGCCGACGCACTGAAAACCGAGAACGCGCCCGGTATCAGCATCCGCAACCATCTTGGAAACGAGCAGCTTGGCTCCCATGAAACCGGGTTTATCCGGGCTTGCGTTGGTGGAGGTTATTACGTTGTACCCTTCATCACGGGCACGTTTTTCGGAAAGTCCGGTAGCACCGGCGCTCATATCGAAAACCTTGCATATGCCGCTGTTTACCGTGCCGGGAAATACGTGTTTATCGCCGAGGACGATGTTGTTGGCAGCCACGCGGGCTTCAAGGTTGGCGAGGTCTCCGTACGGAGCAAAAACCTTTTTGCCGGTAATGCGGTTGGTGATTTCCACGCAGTCACCCGCGGCATAGATATCGGGATCGGAAGTGCGCATGTACTCGTCCACCGCAATGCCGCCGAACGAACCGATCTCCAGC
This window harbors:
- a CDS encoding ribbon-helix-helix protein, CopG family produces the protein MPSIVSTRFDTATLERLDEVVHALGQTRSGLIKDAVNHYLEYLTWYSAEVQKGLDDVEAGRVFSHEEVADRLKGLGVELD
- a CDS encoding FAD-dependent oxidoreductase; this encodes MSTSKIVVIGGSAAGPKAAARAKRLDADAEVTLLQKAPELSMASCGYPYYIGGNFDERNALLATPTGVVRNEAFFEAVKGVKAMVNTEVTAIDRKSKVVNCTDVATGKSSTVEYDKLVVCTGATPRRPPIPGIELEGVRSLSEMKDADKLRELVDSGAVKNAVIVGGGLIGIEVCEALSESGMNVSVVEMLSQLLLFLDWEIAKLVEKHVASKNVTVHTENGVAEFIGENGKLTGVKLNDGSVIPCELAVVAIGVVPNSTLAREAGLEIGSFGGIAVDEYMRTSDPDIYAAGDCVEITNRITGKKVFAPYGDLANLEARVAANNIVLGDKHVFPGTVNSGICKVFDMSAGATGLSEKRARDEGYNVITSTNASPDKPGFMGAKLLVSKMVADADTGRVLGFQCVGPGEVNRQLAEAAMAVMSGVTVQDIAVADLPYAPPFSLAIDHFIATAHILDNKMSGRMTGISNAEVKEMLDNGAHPFILDVRAPDEFEQMRLDVGENLIPLGKLRHSLDKLPQDKNAEIITFCKISMRGYEAQRILEAGGWTNVKVMEGGIMAWPFAVKM
- a CDS encoding type II toxin-antitoxin system RelE/ParE family toxin, with translation MFQLTNKAYDDLKSIARYTQKTWGIEQRKEYMSRLDQSFHLIAENIGIGRNCDHIREGYFSHLVGRHLIFYRVEDKTVMIVRILHQNMDVERGEF
- a CDS encoding type II toxin-antitoxin system ParD family antitoxin — encoded protein: MQKNTSVTLGHHFDDFIANQVKEGRFNSASEAIRAGLRLLEEREAKVKALQLALIEGEKSGVADYSIENLSAELDG
- a CDS encoding type II toxin-antitoxin system RelE/ParE family toxin, which encodes MNSINWTETAYADLTELLDYFQKQNEPDIGKILVAKIYKATGILRTFPHSGRVGLLKETRELIIPHIPYFLVYQVRQDVVDLLRVMHTSKLWTGKSDNE
- a CDS encoding ISL3 family transposase, whose translation is MDRILIGLPDFAIKNVVSYFPIILEVEWTGKPICPRCRSSSFRIKDTFRRFIKSIPHNGRASILRVKCHKYHCKDCGRYFNTRMDGIKKWSRSTEILKREVFRQYNNGSCNKTIASENGIGVSSVERFYHQVINLKVRQRSNWKCPRYLGIDEHRFTRKVGFATTFCDLANNKIFDIAMGRSAAELLPFLRTLKGRSKVKVVCIDMNSAYRHMVKTWFPNARIVSDRFHVIRLVNQHFSKTCKLIDEENISYGRGGILRAMLCRQDRLSDKRKELLSKYFEAQPAIESLYHFCHELNDLLRVRAQNGRSCKKYIFELLDKIKQLQQSPFAPLRTLGRTLNSWKEEVARMFRYGKSNGTTEGFHRKMKLIQRRAYGFRNFENYRLRVRVLCG
- a CDS encoding S8 family serine peptidase, whose protein sequence is MRTVSTLQLILALSIVLMLSGVISAGAAAESNAADAPVLHFQNRVVDPLKDSLEDGLLPSEADSAKAESSSQTSGLLQSLRLFSLSVSSLVEDDAGYYVVQFSGPVQSGWKESISELGAAFYDYIPQYAFIVKISASRIDELRGLSFVRWVGEYVADLKLSSKVYDLTPEQLQEHGGVLQVRVVAFPGENLDALSREISAAGGSVLSSSSSKWNILINVEIPVADVIKLKDISGVKWVEKAPEHRSDNNIAAGIMEVRSVQSKDLPSSGLRLFGKGQIVGICDSGLDSGDPGSMHDDFSDGSGGTRIISCTAFEGAETKDYTGHGTHVAGAVAGNGLMSGSTPSTGSFPDTCYAGIAPQAKLFIQSAGYEGGNGRLVGIPSDLNDLFQPAYDAGARIHTDSWGTTGPGDYSSESLNTDQFMWAKKDFLVLFAAGNGGYDKDMDGVTDPYCIDSPATAKNCLSVGASESYRVGGNEGFASSYWGQFRTYAEPIKSDLTSDKPYGLASFSARGPTIDGRHKPEVVAPGTNILSTRSAFQTGDGWGAFNDYYYWSGGTSMATPLVAGTAALLREYLISEEGISNPSAALIKTALIHGAVSLVPGQFGTGDTQEVHSAPDYAQGWGRIDLESSINSDSSYKMEYHDVTDSAPEDTDYSRTFSFDVGDDAKPFKATLGWTDYPGSVAAGGGLVNDLDLRVQRPDGTWVYPDNAVDLSSLTEIKYVTSVDSKFLDGALGLVVTPPSYPATLESVVLAFSNTNSEARTVSVAVYRFDGEVGDEIFRDDYAYIPSGEFGIPVGVMVSSGSVLVSVEKHGGTCGLWYENGNTSGRGMVLDSGVWKVAEFTPAMIVNFRSSGDSSEFDRINNTVSVSIKNPESGTYTAEVTAHNVPMGPQPYALVLSGMTGAAPTDGDIELNEDQPDAPEATILSKSNTSQTAEGLNTSYGAKLDSVYGDVASFSIQTTNSSLVSVKYAVSGLPAVEARSLNLVKLFSNGTSRDFSYAELEQYNDGNWWLTDVGGVFVSPVQVLNATTPYYIVSVVQDNGSFDDNRDEGIIDDPQILGARSSESSATGCTIGVNDDYGPVLLLLIAVLSLLLRRIGSALPSNVRRTTKP